In Planctomycetia bacterium, one DNA window encodes the following:
- a CDS encoding SpoIIE family protein phosphatase encodes MRLLILENSQLRRTLKAGPGEVYIGSSADCQVHLPDARISPRQVALSQDEDGAWWLDVLDSGGLPTSLNRAVQKGRAKLRHADEIAVGNWCIRLMMESEASREEMLRQRMLAITKQHGEGLPLSTIVYRGEHPLTLPREQIEQMAILALRLSGMETVKDMLTPILRAVLRDFSGRRAWIGVRAPDQREFQWMSGLAAGGQVCDRPAFSAGMQTRVLKNGHSLCCPDAPQHGIRSAMAAPLASASGTIGMLYVENDAGDLPFGESHLHGLIATASCVAIPLENAIRRTMARRQTAASVESTLTRVTQDLLTPKALPRWPELHVAAYRHMGTARCCDLWDVVQLPDKTAALLVARVGMSGLSVPRFLTEVRSAFRIAALHSEPPNILCRALNWLVHDGEEKYCIDVACAWIAPATGLVQFCAAGPGAFVGRLDDDGSVTWIGLSHGEPIGRQRGSAYEVEKFMLEPQQSLLLATDGVSLAKNQDGAALGRTGLQEIIEDCAGNAPGQVLSEFASELTDYVNGGSCPDDVTVLLAKRLG; translated from the coding sequence ATGCGACTGCTGATTCTCGAAAACAGCCAGCTTCGCCGGACGCTCAAAGCCGGCCCCGGCGAGGTTTACATCGGCTCCAGCGCCGACTGCCAGGTGCATCTTCCCGATGCGCGGATCAGCCCGCGGCAGGTGGCGCTGTCGCAGGATGAAGACGGCGCGTGGTGGCTCGACGTGCTGGACAGCGGCGGCTTGCCGACCAGCCTCAACCGGGCGGTGCAGAAGGGCCGCGCCAAGCTGCGCCATGCTGATGAAATTGCCGTGGGGAACTGGTGCATCCGCCTGATGATGGAGTCCGAGGCGTCGCGCGAGGAGATGCTTCGCCAGCGCATGCTGGCCATCACGAAGCAGCACGGCGAAGGACTGCCTTTATCTACAATCGTCTATCGTGGCGAACACCCCCTTACCCTGCCGCGCGAGCAGATCGAGCAGATGGCGATTCTCGCCCTGCGCCTCTCCGGCATGGAAACCGTCAAGGACATGCTCACGCCCATCCTGCGGGCCGTGCTGCGTGATTTCTCCGGTCGCCGCGCTTGGATCGGCGTCCGCGCGCCCGATCAGCGCGAGTTCCAGTGGATGAGCGGCCTCGCCGCCGGTGGGCAAGTCTGTGATCGGCCGGCCTTCTCCGCCGGAATGCAGACTCGTGTCTTGAAAAACGGCCATTCCCTCTGCTGCCCCGACGCCCCGCAGCACGGCATCCGCTCGGCGATGGCCGCGCCGCTCGCATCGGCCTCGGGCACGATCGGCATGCTTTACGTCGAGAACGACGCAGGGGACTTGCCGTTTGGCGAGTCCCACCTGCACGGGCTGATCGCGACGGCGTCGTGCGTGGCCATTCCGCTGGAGAACGCCATTCGCCGTACGATGGCCCGTCGCCAGACCGCTGCCAGCGTGGAAAGCACGCTCACGCGCGTGACGCAGGACCTGCTCACGCCCAAAGCCCTGCCTCGCTGGCCCGAGCTGCACGTTGCGGCCTATCGCCACATGGGCACGGCGCGCTGCTGCGATCTGTGGGACGTCGTGCAACTGCCGGACAAAACCGCCGCGCTTCTGGTGGCGCGCGTCGGAATGAGCGGTTTGAGCGTGCCGCGCTTCCTGACCGAGGTGCGCAGCGCGTTTCGCATCGCCGCCCTGCACAGTGAGCCGCCCAACATCCTCTGCCGCGCTCTGAACTGGCTCGTGCACGATGGGGAAGAGAAGTATTGCATCGACGTGGCCTGTGCGTGGATCGCGCCGGCCACCGGGCTGGTGCAGTTCTGCGCGGCCGGTCCCGGCGCGTTCGTCGGTCGACTCGACGACGACGGCAGCGTGACTTGGATCGGGCTCTCGCATGGCGAACCAATTGGTCGGCAGCGCGGCAGTGCTTACGAGGTGGAGAAGTTCATGCTCGAGCCGCAGCAGTCGCTGCTGCTGGCGACGGACGGCGTAAGCCTGGCAAAGAATCAGGACGGCGCGGCGCTGGGACGGACCGGTTTGCAGGAGATCATTGAGGACTGTGCGGGCAACGCGCCGGGGCAGGTGCTTAGTGAGTTCGCGAGCGAACTGACGGACTACGTGAACGGCGGAAGCTGCCCGGACGACGTGACGGTGCTGCTGGCGAAGCGGCTGGGGTGA
- a CDS encoding ABC transporter ATP-binding protein yields the protein MALAGPSATRAATAGQGTAQRLLRIWRYAWSQKRYLVPGCLCVVIVAATYSINIMALLPTIHLIAGQQGVPSWIHQGIAERRLNAVFDVDAAAGEVRVAKRSSNALLPPTIKRNFVLTQIDGAALKPGELFRVLAYLEDGHEVALTFLDRDQQLVPIRVTPEPLKFSDWWLRRGAALLPQGSSAEDRLDTLKIIVVIVVLISVVGGVSRFFAEYLIALTAACVVLMLRKRMYYRVLRLPVSKFATHGVSDLVSRFVQDSQDIYRGLNFLFAKSLREPLKAIFVFCVALVIDWRLTLITAVAAPVGGYLIRRLGKMIRKANKRLLENYGRMLSALQGTLTGIRVVKGYTMETFERQRLHQLDKQMLRQQMKIERIDALSSPLFEFVGQIVAALAILYFANQMLNGLMEFSKFATLAACMAGMFDPVRKMSSFYNRFQTANAAMDRVFEIIDMPDEVTPGPARPIPAPPFSDRIEFRDVTYTYPGATSPALNAVNLTIRRGERVAFVGPNGSGKTTLLSLLMRFFEQQEGVILIDGRDLRDLSIASLRRQMSLLTQDTVIFADTIGNNIAYGDGRLLRKLILRQRHPERRYDLAGQEERIVAAAKAAYADEFIREKPQGYDTYVGEHGVTLSGGQKQRIAIARAILRNAPIFIFDEATSQVDSESEQKIHDAVERFLEGRTALIIAHRFSTILQADRIVVMDRGRIVDSGRHEELIRRCRLYQSLYGTQIIEDAPVTDVPATAPTA from the coding sequence ATGGCACTGGCCGGACCTTCTGCGACGAGAGCGGCGACCGCTGGCCAGGGGACTGCCCAGCGGTTGCTCCGAATCTGGCGATACGCCTGGTCGCAGAAGCGCTACCTCGTTCCGGGGTGTCTGTGCGTTGTGATCGTCGCGGCGACCTACTCCATCAACATAATGGCGTTGCTGCCGACGATTCATCTGATCGCCGGTCAGCAGGGCGTGCCGTCGTGGATTCACCAGGGCATCGCCGAGCGCCGGCTCAACGCGGTGTTTGATGTTGACGCCGCCGCCGGCGAGGTGCGCGTGGCGAAACGGTCCTCCAACGCGCTGCTGCCGCCAACGATCAAGCGAAATTTCGTGCTCACGCAGATCGACGGTGCCGCCCTGAAACCGGGCGAGTTGTTTCGTGTGCTGGCGTATCTGGAAGACGGGCACGAAGTCGCCCTGACCTTTCTCGATCGGGACCAGCAGCTGGTGCCGATTCGTGTTACGCCCGAGCCGCTGAAGTTTTCGGATTGGTGGTTGCGGCGGGGGGCGGCGCTGCTGCCGCAAGGCTCGTCCGCGGAAGATCGTCTTGACACGCTGAAGATCATCGTCGTGATCGTCGTGCTGATTTCCGTGGTCGGCGGTGTGTCACGCTTCTTCGCGGAGTATCTCATCGCGCTGACGGCGGCCTGCGTCGTGCTGATGTTGCGCAAGCGGATGTATTATCGCGTGCTGCGTCTGCCGGTATCGAAGTTCGCGACGCACGGCGTGAGCGATCTGGTCAGCCGGTTCGTGCAGGACAGCCAGGACATCTATCGCGGGCTGAATTTCCTCTTCGCCAAGAGCCTGCGCGAGCCGCTCAAGGCGATCTTCGTGTTCTGCGTCGCGCTGGTCATCGATTGGCGGCTGACACTGATCACCGCGGTCGCCGCGCCCGTCGGCGGGTACCTCATCCGCCGTCTCGGCAAGATGATCCGCAAGGCCAACAAGCGGCTGCTGGAGAATTACGGCCGCATGCTGTCGGCCCTTCAGGGGACGCTGACGGGCATCCGCGTCGTGAAGGGCTACACGATGGAGACGTTCGAGCGGCAGCGGCTTCACCAGCTCGACAAGCAGATGCTTCGCCAGCAGATGAAGATCGAGCGGATCGACGCGCTCTCCAGCCCGCTGTTTGAGTTCGTCGGGCAGATCGTGGCGGCGCTGGCGATTCTTTACTTCGCCAACCAGATGCTCAACGGGCTGATGGAGTTTTCCAAGTTCGCCACGCTGGCGGCCTGCATGGCGGGCATGTTCGATCCTGTTCGCAAAATGTCTTCATTCTACAACCGTTTCCAGACGGCCAACGCCGCGATGGATCGCGTGTTCGAGATCATCGACATGCCCGACGAGGTGACGCCGGGGCCGGCCCGGCCGATTCCCGCGCCGCCGTTCAGCGATCGCATCGAGTTTCGCGACGTGACGTACACCTACCCCGGCGCGACGTCGCCCGCGCTGAACGCCGTTAACCTGACGATTCGACGGGGCGAGCGGGTGGCGTTTGTCGGGCCGAACGGCTCGGGCAAGACGACGCTGCTAAGCCTGCTCATGCGGTTCTTCGAGCAGCAGGAAGGCGTGATTCTGATCGACGGGCGTGATCTGCGCGATTTGTCCATCGCGTCCTTGCGCCGTCAGATGAGCCTGCTGACGCAGGATACGGTGATTTTCGCCGATACGATCGGCAACAACATCGCCTATGGAGACGGGCGTCTGCTTCGCAAGCTGATCCTGCGTCAGCGCCATCCCGAACGCCGGTACGATCTCGCCGGGCAGGAGGAACGAATCGTCGCCGCGGCCAAAGCGGCCTACGCCGACGAGTTCATCCGAGAGAAACCGCAGGGCTACGATACCTACGTCGGCGAGCACGGCGTCACGCTCTCCGGCGGGCAGAAGCAGCGCATCGCCATCGCCCGCGCCATCCTGCGCAACGCACCGATCTTCATCTTTGACGAAGCGACCAGCCAGGTCGATTCCGAAAGCGAGCAGAAGATTCACGACGCCGTTGAGCGCTTTCTCGAAGGGCGCACCGCGCTCATCATTGCCCACCGCTTTTCGACCATTCTTCAGGCCGATCGGATCGTCGTCATGGATCGCGGGCGCATCGTGGACAGCGGCCGGCACGAAGAACTGATCCGCCGCTGCCGATTGTATCAATCGCTCTACGGCACGCAGATCATCGAAGATGCCCCGGTGACCGACGTTCCGGCGACCGCCCCGACTGCGTAA
- the glmM gene encoding phosphoglucosamine mutase, with translation MTLMMSVSGVRGIVGRTMTPTLATELACAFGADLGGGRVVLARDSRPSGEMIRAAVAAGLLASGCTVIDLGVVTTPSAALMIGELGAVAGVVITASHNPIEWNGIKLLCQRGHALPAADAQRVYDRYHAKDFALRDATGCGRMERDGSTNERHVAKILTLLNVDAIRSCQYHVVLDSVNGAGGEGGRRLLEALGCKVTHLNAEPTGRFAHTPEPTAENLTGLCDAVKQAGADLGFAQDPDADRLAVVDDKSRYIGEEYTFALAAKEVFSMRPGPAAANLSTSRMIDDLAAQAGGGAIVHRTAVGEANVASAVLDKQCVIGGEGNGGVIDPRVVAVRDSFTGMGLVLNLLARTGQRLSSIVDAMPRYVMVKRKLEMPAAQIAPWLERVRSAAANDARVDTCDGVRIDWPQGWVHVRPSNTEPIARVIAEASDEATANELARRVMALR, from the coding sequence ATGACCCTCATGATGAGCGTTTCAGGTGTACGCGGCATCGTCGGCCGGACGATGACGCCGACGCTGGCGACCGAGTTGGCGTGTGCCTTCGGCGCCGATCTCGGCGGCGGGCGCGTCGTACTGGCGCGCGATTCGCGGCCCAGCGGCGAGATGATCCGCGCGGCCGTCGCAGCTGGCTTGCTCGCGTCGGGCTGCACCGTCATCGATCTCGGCGTCGTCACCACTCCCAGCGCCGCCCTGATGATCGGCGAGCTGGGCGCCGTCGCCGGCGTCGTCATCACCGCCAGCCACAATCCCATTGAATGGAACGGCATCAAGCTCCTCTGCCAGCGCGGCCACGCCCTGCCCGCCGCCGACGCCCAGCGCGTCTATGACCGCTATCACGCAAAGGACTTCGCCCTGCGTGATGCGACCGGCTGCGGCCGAATGGAGCGCGACGGGTCGACGAATGAACGGCACGTGGCAAAAATCCTGACGCTTCTCAACGTCGATGCGATCCGCTCGTGCCAGTATCATGTCGTCCTGGACAGCGTCAACGGCGCCGGCGGCGAAGGCGGTCGTCGACTGCTGGAAGCGCTCGGCTGCAAGGTCACGCACCTGAACGCCGAACCGACTGGCCGCTTTGCCCACACACCCGAGCCGACGGCCGAGAACTTGACCGGCCTGTGCGATGCGGTGAAGCAGGCCGGGGCCGACCTCGGTTTCGCGCAGGATCCGGACGCCGACCGGCTGGCGGTGGTTGACGACAAAAGTCGCTATATCGGCGAGGAATACACCTTCGCGCTCGCGGCGAAGGAAGTCTTCTCAATGCGGCCAGGCCCCGCGGCGGCCAACCTGTCCACCTCGCGCATGATCGACGATCTCGCGGCGCAAGCCGGCGGCGGCGCGATCGTGCATCGCACGGCCGTCGGCGAGGCCAACGTCGCCAGCGCGGTCCTGGACAAACAATGCGTCATCGGCGGGGAAGGCAACGGCGGCGTGATAGACCCGCGCGTCGTCGCCGTGCGTGACAGCTTCACCGGAATGGGGCTGGTGCTGAATCTGCTCGCGCGCACCGGCCAGCGGCTGTCGTCCATTGTTGATGCCATGCCGCGCTATGTGATGGTCAAGAGGAAACTGGAGATGCCCGCCGCGCAGATCGCTCCGTGGCTGGAGCGCGTGCGCAGCGCGGCGGCGAACGACGCCCGGGTCGATACGTGCGACGGCGTGCGCATCGACTGGCCGCAGGGCTGGGTGCATGTTCGACCCAGCAACACCGAACCGATCGCCCGCGTCATCGCCGAAGCGTCCGACGAAGCCACGGCGAACGAACTGGCACGGCGCGTGATGGCGCTCCGGTGA
- the lnt gene encoding apolipoprotein N-acyltransferase translates to MKTAGKPASRETSPSKRNDAAAPRAPGERFRTPTRLVGAIAKIESRTSLLILSGLSLLMCCLMFPRPGWWWLSYICLTPWLVAVCAARRARSMYFASWLLGLGFFFININWMYPVTREGYIALGAFFSLTFPLVAWPVRHLYIRHNVSLALSVPVVWTALEYARSLGPTGFPWVLLGHTHYEQLTFIQISDLAGAYAVSFVLAMINGWITDLLIQPILIWRSQQGTRLPIGSLTTLLVVAGTLIYGSTQKSTRHLQRGPRVAVVQHDFPMYVDARRARSSAETIFDCHLELARQAALGGPDGRDKPDLIVLPETVMSGWINDEFLDAPPTALEEILRRRYPKSQVAMLRYYQDFGKRVREAFQTLADQSGIPIVLGSSAMEWKPTAIPPRADSFNSAYLLLPGRTSPAARYDKIHLVLFGEYVPFRFTHRWLYDWLNGITPWGRGGVEYSLSPGEQFNAFEIPAVRPAVRTPVNGADPAPASAPIRPESPIQTYRAGTPICYEEIMPYVPRAFVRGSGAGEKNIDMLLSISNDGWFLHSAELEQHLAAAVFRAVENRIAVARSVNTGASATIHPNGRIHLRARISDEKLARLDQIDRALIALGEQLDRMEALSSGSTGAAEPKEYTAAWSQMNALLTKDLRAACLNVGPEMKSFHARLASMLPDLITRDPAARAEAYEDWRDQLALDRETIARWKRHPDQAPAIGVGELKLDNRLTLYSQWGDWLGQGALALYGMIVLDWLLRRLRRQRG, encoded by the coding sequence TTGAAAACAGCCGGCAAGCCAGCTTCGCGTGAGACCAGCCCCTCGAAACGAAACGATGCCGCCGCGCCGCGCGCTCCGGGCGAACGCTTCCGCACCCCGACGCGACTCGTCGGCGCGATCGCCAAGATCGAAAGCCGGACGTCGCTCCTCATCTTGAGCGGCCTGTCTCTGCTGATGTGCTGCCTCATGTTCCCCCGACCGGGCTGGTGGTGGCTTTCGTACATCTGCCTCACGCCGTGGCTCGTGGCCGTGTGCGCCGCCCGGCGGGCGCGGTCCATGTACTTCGCGAGCTGGCTCCTCGGACTGGGCTTCTTCTTCATCAACATCAACTGGATGTACCCGGTGACGCGGGAGGGCTACATCGCCCTGGGCGCGTTCTTCTCGCTGACCTTCCCGCTGGTCGCCTGGCCCGTGCGGCATTTATACATTCGTCACAATGTCTCGCTCGCCTTGAGCGTGCCCGTCGTGTGGACGGCGCTGGAATACGCCCGTTCCCTCGGACCCACCGGTTTTCCCTGGGTGCTCCTGGGCCATACGCATTACGAGCAACTCACCTTCATACAAATCAGCGATCTCGCCGGGGCTTATGCCGTCAGCTTTGTCCTCGCCATGATCAACGGCTGGATCACCGACCTGCTCATTCAGCCCATTCTCATCTGGCGATCCCAGCAGGGCACACGACTGCCCATCGGATCGCTCACCACCCTCCTTGTCGTCGCCGGCACGCTGATCTACGGCAGCACGCAAAAATCAACGCGTCACCTGCAACGCGGACCCCGCGTCGCGGTGGTGCAGCACGACTTTCCCATGTACGTCGACGCACGACGAGCACGATCTTCGGCCGAGACGATCTTTGATTGCCACCTCGAACTCGCCAGGCAGGCCGCACTCGGCGGGCCGGACGGCCGCGACAAACCCGATCTGATTGTCCTGCCCGAAACCGTCATGAGCGGCTGGATCAACGACGAGTTTCTCGATGCACCGCCGACCGCGCTGGAAGAAATCCTTCGCCGCCGCTACCCGAAATCGCAAGTCGCCATGCTGCGCTACTACCAGGATTTCGGAAAGCGCGTCCGCGAAGCCTTTCAAACACTGGCCGATCAGTCCGGCATTCCCATTGTGCTGGGTTCGTCGGCCATGGAATGGAAGCCCACGGCCATTCCCCCGCGCGCGGACTCGTTCAACTCGGCTTACCTCTTGCTTCCCGGGCGAACATCGCCGGCCGCACGCTATGACAAAATTCACCTCGTCTTGTTCGGCGAGTACGTCCCGTTTCGTTTCACTCACCGCTGGCTCTATGACTGGCTCAACGGTATCACACCCTGGGGCCGCGGCGGTGTTGAGTATTCGCTTTCGCCGGGCGAACAATTCAACGCGTTTGAAATTCCCGCGGTTCGCCCCGCCGTGCGCACGCCGGTCAACGGCGCTGACCCCGCACCCGCCTCGGCGCCGATCAGGCCCGAATCGCCGATTCAAACCTATCGCGCCGGCACACCCATCTGCTACGAGGAGATCATGCCCTACGTCCCCCGCGCCTTCGTCCGGGGGAGCGGCGCCGGCGAAAAAAACATTGACATGCTCCTCTCCATCAGCAACGACGGCTGGTTCCTGCACTCGGCCGAACTGGAGCAGCATTTGGCGGCTGCCGTCTTCCGCGCGGTGGAGAACCGCATCGCCGTGGCGCGAAGCGTGAACACCGGCGCCAGCGCGACGATCCACCCGAACGGACGCATTCACCTGCGCGCGCGCATCAGCGATGAAAAGCTTGCTCGATTGGATCAAATCGACCGCGCGCTGATCGCCCTGGGTGAGCAGCTCGACCGCATGGAAGCGCTCTCCAGCGGATCGACCGGCGCAGCCGAACCGAAGGAGTACACCGCCGCGTGGTCCCAGATGAATGCCCTGCTGACCAAAGATCTGCGCGCGGCCTGTTTGAACGTGGGGCCGGAAATGAAATCCTTCCACGCCCGACTGGCGTCGATGCTGCCTGACTTGATCACGCGCGACCCGGCGGCGCGGGCCGAGGCGTATGAAGACTGGCGCGACCAGCTCGCACTCGACCGCGAGACGATCGCGCGGTGGAAACGCCATCCGGACCAGGCCCCGGCCATCGGCGTCGGTGAGCTGAAGCTCGACAACCGCCTTACGCTTTACTCGCAATGGGGCGACTGGCTGGGCCAAGGCGCCTTGGCGCTGTATGGTATGATCGTGCTCGACTGGCTGCTGCGAAGACTGCGGCGGCAGCGCGGCTAG
- a CDS encoding HEAT repeat domain-containing protein, giving the protein MRHSYERVAILIGCIGFCCSGCVRPPEPAPLDAQDQSRFRALSVQTLREAAFGDDPVLRMQAMEAIQEVAPADAASCIAENVDNGYAGVSFAALMALGDLRRSTAESSARLAVANQNRLLQRVRTLAEDRDPNVRIASLYALHAMGDATRTKELADFLLRNADARVRANAALAVGRLRDPSSVPLLHQALKREKKDAVKMQILEALASLGDSHGIERLKFYGFSAVPDQAALALMCLANARTIEAEEMFRIRLRDTDYPEIRLQAARGLGRLGFEDGLETAVRDLFFDRPRRNIANDPPQQQIARIRALAALALEAIGNPTALGPLWNAFNEPGQSPYVRLAIARAALRLIDARTPDAVRPAGFESHRAPTNRIAGTNVQD; this is encoded by the coding sequence ATGCGTCACAGCTATGAACGAGTCGCCATTCTGATCGGCTGCATTGGCTTCTGCTGCTCCGGCTGCGTTCGACCACCAGAACCCGCTCCGCTTGATGCGCAGGATCAATCGCGCTTCCGAGCGTTAAGCGTCCAAACCCTGCGCGAGGCTGCGTTCGGTGACGACCCTGTCTTGCGGATGCAGGCCATGGAGGCGATTCAGGAAGTCGCGCCGGCCGATGCCGCCTCCTGCATCGCCGAAAACGTCGACAACGGCTACGCCGGCGTAAGCTTCGCGGCCCTGATGGCCCTGGGCGATCTGCGCCGGTCAACCGCAGAAAGTTCGGCACGGCTGGCCGTTGCGAATCAAAATCGCCTTTTGCAGCGCGTGCGGACGCTTGCCGAGGACCGCGATCCCAATGTGCGCATCGCATCGCTGTATGCCCTCCATGCGATGGGTGACGCGACCCGTACCAAAGAGCTGGCCGATTTTCTCCTGCGCAACGCCGACGCACGGGTGCGGGCCAATGCCGCGCTGGCCGTCGGCCGGCTGCGCGATCCATCGTCCGTCCCCCTGCTTCACCAAGCCCTCAAACGGGAAAAAAAAGACGCCGTGAAGATGCAGATTCTTGAGGCGCTCGCCTCGCTCGGTGATTCGCACGGCATCGAACGGCTCAAGTTCTACGGCTTCAGCGCCGTGCCCGATCAGGCCGCACTGGCCCTGATGTGCCTCGCGAATGCGCGCACGATCGAGGCCGAGGAGATGTTCCGCATTCGGCTTCGGGACACCGATTATCCGGAGATTCGCCTGCAAGCGGCACGCGGACTAGGCCGATTGGGATTCGAAGACGGATTGGAAACCGCCGTCCGCGACCTGTTCTTCGATCGGCCCCGCCGAAACATTGCCAACGATCCTCCGCAGCAGCAAATCGCACGCATCCGCGCTTTGGCAGCGCTGGCGCTGGAGGCCATCGGCAACCCCACCGCACTTGGGCCGCTTTGGAATGCCTTCAACGAACCGGGGCAGTCGCCTTATGTCCGGCTGGCAATCGCACGCGCGGCGTTACGGCTGATCGACGCCCGAACGCCGGATGCGGTTCGCCCCGCCGGGTTCGAATCCCACCGCGCGCCGACAAACCGAATCGCCGGCACAAACGTACAGGATTAG
- the mreD gene encoding rod shape-determining protein MreD — translation MRWIPFAILLYFTAVLQSTLAPFLAVHGIRPDFLVIIAVHYALAARAADALIACWIIGFVTDLTSLSFGDHGNVGVHALAFGLAALAMVALREIAFRESVITQIVCTFLARVIVAGIAGLHLLWAADAWSRTGEVLLAAIYSAVYTAAIAPYGHWLLRRGRSLLGIGITHRLRVG, via the coding sequence ATGCGCTGGATTCCTTTCGCCATCCTCCTTTACTTCACCGCCGTCCTTCAATCCACGTTGGCCCCATTCCTCGCCGTACACGGCATTCGACCCGATTTTCTCGTCATTATCGCCGTGCACTACGCGCTGGCGGCTCGCGCGGCCGACGCCCTCATCGCCTGCTGGATCATCGGCTTCGTGACCGATCTGACAAGCTTGAGTTTTGGAGATCATGGCAACGTGGGCGTGCACGCGCTTGCGTTCGGGCTGGCCGCGCTCGCCATGGTCGCGCTGCGCGAGATTGCTTTTCGTGAAAGCGTCATCACACAGATCGTGTGCACTTTCCTGGCGCGGGTCATTGTCGCAGGGATTGCGGGCCTGCACCTGCTCTGGGCGGCTGATGCCTGGAGTCGAACAGGCGAAGTCCTTCTCGCCGCAATCTACAGCGCCGTGTACACCGCGGCCATCGCTCCCTACGGCCACTGGTTGCTGCGCCGAGGCCGCAGCCTGCTTGGAATTGGTATCACGCATCGCCTGCGCGTAGGATAA
- a CDS encoding rod shape-determining protein RodA encodes MTTSTAAMRSTFSIVSALTRVLPPLGWVILLTSLVLTGLGLLAVWAGGSAQGEDATLATRQLGHLLVGLIGLGVVQVVGYRRIGQYAYLLFGFVLVLLTLLLVAQKVNLAPIIPERRSTYRWIVLGPINIQVSEYAKVVYILALAWYLRFRTNYRTLAGLLGPFILTLIPVALILKEPDLGTSLLLLPTLLVMLFVAGAKIRHLALVVLLGAIAAPAFYFSPFMNPYQRERINSLFQQDETNDRWRLGAGYQLHQSKVALGSGRLAGQGLSEGGFFRHNLLPEEHNDFIFAVLGHQWGFIGGLAILSLYMLIIAMGLTVASSTTDPFGRLLAVGVCALICAQTIINVGMTIGLMPVTGMTLPFVSMGGSGLITNYLAIGLLIDVARPRPADLAPRPFEFDHEAYA; translated from the coding sequence ATGACTACCTCCACCGCGGCGATGCGAAGCACCTTCTCGATCGTGAGCGCGCTGACGCGCGTTCTGCCTCCGCTGGGATGGGTCATTCTCCTGACCTCGCTGGTGCTCACCGGACTGGGCCTGCTCGCCGTCTGGGCCGGCGGATCGGCGCAAGGTGAGGACGCCACCCTCGCGACACGTCAGCTCGGGCATCTGCTCGTCGGGCTGATCGGCCTGGGCGTCGTGCAGGTCGTCGGCTATCGCCGGATCGGCCAGTACGCCTATCTCCTGTTCGGCTTCGTGCTCGTGCTGCTCACGCTGCTGCTCGTCGCGCAGAAAGTCAATCTCGCGCCGATTATCCCGGAGCGGCGCAGCACCTACCGCTGGATCGTCCTCGGTCCGATCAACATCCAGGTGTCCGAATATGCCAAGGTTGTCTATATTCTGGCGCTCGCCTGGTACCTGCGCTTTCGCACGAACTATCGTACGCTCGCCGGCCTGCTTGGTCCTTTCATCCTCACGCTTATCCCCGTCGCGCTGATTCTCAAGGAGCCGGACCTGGGCACGAGCCTGCTGCTGCTGCCCACGCTGCTGGTGATGCTCTTTGTCGCCGGTGCGAAGATTCGCCACCTCGCCCTGGTCGTCCTGCTCGGCGCGATCGCCGCGCCGGCGTTCTATTTCTCCCCCTTTATGAATCCCTACCAGCGCGAGCGGATCAACTCCCTCTTCCAACAGGACGAAACCAACGACCGATGGCGACTCGGCGCGGGCTATCAGCTTCACCAATCCAAAGTCGCATTGGGCAGCGGCCGGCTCGCCGGTCAAGGCCTCTCCGAAGGCGGCTTCTTCCGGCACAACCTTCTGCCCGAGGAGCACAACGATTTCATCTTCGCCGTGCTCGGGCATCAGTGGGGCTTCATCGGCGGGCTGGCGATCCTCTCGCTCTACATGCTCATCATTGCGATGGGTCTCACCGTGGCATCGTCCACTACCGACCCCTTCGGCCGACTGCTCGCCGTCGGCGTCTGCGCGCTCATCTGCGCGCAGACCATCATCAACGTCGGCATGACCATCGGCCTCATGCCCGTCACAGGCATGACACTGCCCTTCGTCAGCATGGGAGGCAGCGGCCTGATCACCAATTACCTCGCCATCGGACTGCTCATCGACGTCGCCCGCCCGCGGCCGGCCGATCTCGCGCCGCGACCGTTCGAGTTTGACCACGAGGCCTACGCATGA